In the genome of Fusarium poae strain DAOMC 252244 chromosome 1, whole genome shotgun sequence, the window ACAAGACGCACTCGAATATTTCGACACTCGATCGATGCATGGTCAAGGATTCCCCATGGCTGttcagccatgatggtggCGCAATCAAAGATAGGCAGTTCGATCTAGAAAGTGTATATACATACTATCGTCATAAACATGAGGCCTGCCACTATCGATCTATCAGATCGATATAACGCTGCTATACAGAGTGTGCAATTCTGGTTATCTCATCACCCCCAAATCCAAATCCAAATCTGCTTCCAGCCTTTGCCTTCCCATCCTGCCATCACTCCCTCTCCGCATCCCGTGCTGTCCCGCGCATTGGCAAGACATGTCTTAGACAAGCCACCATCTCACTCTGACACCCACCACTCACAGCTTCAGCTTATAACCGACCTATCAGCCACATGTCTTACCTTGTTTTCTCTTAAATCCTGATTCTCAAATTAGCACATACTCTGCTTCCTTCTTTGGCGTTGTATCAATGTCAGCCTAACATGGAGTCCGAAATCTTGATCTGATCACCCATCACATTCAAGGTGTAGCTACATGGTCTGTCATGACACAGCAGTATATGCTCACGAGGtaacatcaacaccacctAGGAAATCATCTTCATAACCACTATTGTGAATGTGCATGCTATACGATATGAGAGAGAAATGAAATCTTCTCAGTTTAAATATTCGCTGCGTAAATACTATCTCAATATCATCCATGTCATCATAAATATCGTACAACAGACCAGACCACCTGGGAATGGGGGTTGCTAAAGAGAATCGAATAAATTCCAAAATAAACAAATAAATGATCACCGACGAGCTCgtttcttcgtcatcatTGACCATTTCAGTCATTGTCGTCTCTCGACGTATGCCACATTCCATCACCataacaaaaaaagaaaacacaaAAAGGAAATAACCATTCTGCCTCCCTCCATGCACCGTGATAATATACAGACTCTGATGGACTGGGCCCTCATAGAGTCTGCTTGCTTTCTGCTGGCTTCTGTTTTGCCGCTGCTTTCGACCCCAAGTGCCACCACATCCACCACCAACCATGCCTTTAcccaaagaaaaagaggtatCCAATTTCGAGACAagccaaaatcacgcaaaacAAATCAATGCACGCTCGCTTGCTAGATCCATAGGAAATCAAAAACGACTCCGAAATAGGAAAAACACAAGAAACGATAATTGGAAGACAGAAGACCATCCGTTTGGGTGCGTGAGCAACATGTCTGAAGTGCGCGAGAGCGACATCGAGTATATGGCAGCTCATCTCCCGTATAGAGGAAGGAAAGTAGCCGACTTCAAGGAAAGTTAggacaaaagaaaaaaaatgtACAAAGGAGATGGGGGTTGATGTAGATCAGTGGGGGGCTATGAAAGCCGTGAATTCGTCGTTGCGATATTCTTTTCAATCTTAGATTCGTTTCGTCGTTCATGTTCTCATTTCATTGCATTGCTGCTCATTCTGCGCTGTTGCATTCGGACACCATTTTTGCGAAGTTGCGCACAACATCATTGGGGATCTGATCCCAAAGGAGAGATCGCGTGTAGACATCTGCTGCATCGCTCTGTTTGTTTGATCGCATCGCTGCGAGTGCTTCGGCCAGGTTTCGGCGTCCCTGGCTTGGAGAAGACTTTTCAGGGGCGTTTTGAAGGAAATCTTGGGAGTTGACACCGTTGTACTGAGCAGCCGACAGAGAGAAGATTTGTTCGTTTGTCTGCTCCTGTGTCGGCTGGGTCAGAGTGTCGCCAAGCTCGGAAAGCATCGAGGGCGCaacaccatccatcatcatgtcgTTCATGGGAATCGGGTTGCCCCAGTTAGCAGCACCCGATGGCTGAGGAGGGGCCTGCAGAGTAGCTGACTGAGAGTTGACGCCAGCATCCTTGAGAACGCTGTCCAGGATGTTGGCTGAGGCAACCCTGACATCCTCGGAGACACGAGGGATCGCTGGAGTCGAGCGGCTCGATAGGACGAAAGCACCAACGAGGAAAAGCATAAACAGAAGACCGCCCTGGGCGGGCTTTTCGCTCTCGGCGAAAGGGTTCTCGCTCTTCTTGACGGGGGCGATAGCCATCTCCTGCTTGACCTCGGGCTCGGCAGGGTACTCGTTGAGGAAGTTGGATGCATCCCAGGCGCCAGGCATGCCCATACCGTCCATGTCGTCGAAACCGGATGAGAAGCCGTTGTCAGTGGTCGAGGGAACGGCACTCTCGAGTCGTTGAACATGGTCGGTCAGAACGCCAACCTTCTTCCTGAGTTCGCCGGTCTCAATGGTGTGGGCGCGGATCATCTCCTCTTTCTCAAGGTTGAGGTTCTCGATGTAGTTGGTGTAGGTCTGCTTCTCAAGAAGCATTTGCTCAAGCTTGCCGCGTAGTTCAgccatctcttcctccatGTCGGTGATGATAGCGGTGTattgcttcttctcatcctccaGGCGCTCTGTGTGTTGCTTCTTGCGTTGTCTTGAGTCGAGACTGAAGGCAGTTAGTAAACCATGTAAACCGTGATAGCCTATTTAGCGGGATAAAACTTACGCTGCCTGTCGGTTGCGGAGTAGTCGCTTTTGTTGCTTAAGCTCCTTGATCTCTTGCTCATCAGTGGACTGAGAGATAAGATGGTCAATGTTGCTTAGGTTTCGCTCGGCCGGAATATCAAAGCGAGCATTCTTCTTGCGAATGCCATCACCTCGGCGCATCTCGTTGTGAGAACGGATACCGGGGCTGCTAGGGCgcatcttgttcttgttgatgGGCTGCTGAGGGGTCATCCACTCTTTCTGGGGAGAAGTGGGGATGGATTGGTTTCCAGCGGGGAGTGCTGGGAACATGTTGCCAGGGTTTGTGAATGGTGTCGGGCCGGCCATAGGTCGTTGGAAGAGAGGAACATTTGTGTCATATTCGGCAGACATGGCGTCAaaaggatgaagaggagtgCAAGCACCGGAGCTGGGTCCGAAGGCCCAGTTGGCAGTAGCATAGGCGTTGTGTTGAGTTTGGTCGAGGCGCATGAAGGGGTTGTTGCTGTGTTGGTCCAGGAAAGGGTTGTTGGAAGGCACCGACTGCATGTCGACGGACTGCCAGTCCTCAGTCTTTGGTGAGAACAGAGGATGCCCAACGGCAAAAGAATCCCGGCGGCTGTCGGCCATTGGAGGCGATAGTTCTAAGCCCGAATCGAGTGTGTTGTGGTCAAGGACGTTGTCGTCTAACACGCTGTTGTCTTCGTCCTCGAAGTACTTTTGTGCGTGCTGTGTGTCCAAAGTTAGAGAAGCTGGACGGTAGAATGGTTGTTGCATTTGAAATGTTGAAGACATTATGCAGAGAGCGAGGGAGTGAGTGAGAGCGGGTATATGTAAGATAGAGAGGTGGGGGGGAGAAGTTTAAAAGAAGAAACGGCGGACGGAAGCAAGGCTGTAAAGAGAATGACAAGCCAAGAAGGGAAGGATATGATGACAGGCAATCTTGAAGATGGGAAAACCAAATCCAAAATGCGTTTTGAGATCAAGGTGAAGATGAGCACACAGAGGCACAGAGGGAAGCGAAGAGAGGTTGGGGCATGAGGGAGGGGCGCGGCAAATAATAAAGTACCCAAGACAATAGGAACGAACTAAGGTATCATCATATTTTTTTTCCTTGCGCGCGGGAGAGTCAAACAATTGTTTGGTGGGCAGCAGCGCAGTACAGCGGTGAAGGGCGAAACGGGTACGGGTGTGTATTTTTGGTAGCCTGCCAAGTTTTCACGCACCTAGCAGCAGGAGCTCTCACCTCACTCGAGGGAAAGAGCAGAGCAGGGCAGGGGGGCGTGTAAGGTAGGCAGGTAACTAGTTAGAGCCTAAGGCTAAGGCAAGGTGAGGTGAGGTCGGGTGCAGGTGGGCTTGAGAGCGAGGGTAAGAGCGAGTGAGAACCTGGAAGGGAGCCAGAAAATCCGACCTTCCGTGCTAAAGGGTGGGGTCAagtgccatgccatgccatgcgcTGCTATGCTATGCCAGGCCAGCAGTACCTACAGTACCTAGACCCAAGATAGGTGCAATACAGAGTGTGACTCAAAGCTCGGTGCAAGATCGGGGGAACATGGTCGTACCTCCCTGGTATTGGGCAATCGTCAGAGAACCGAGTCCTATCCGCTCTGACTCTCTCTGTATCTCTCGATATAGAGGGCGCAGCAGAGGTAAAGACGTGGGGTTCTCGCGCTGAGATTGTTTCATACAGGCGCCTTTCGTATCCAGACTCCAAAAAAAGATTCAACTAAATCCTTTGGGCCCAATATGATGGCggtaaaaaaaaggctaagGTGATGATACGACGCGAAGCCGGAAGCTTGAGCGGGAAGGGACGGGAATGGCAACAAGCTCAGAGGCAGGTACTCAACTAGAATACCGCCAAACTGGATCAATTGACAACAAAAACAGCGCGCGACTGAATGCTGGATCTCTATCTGCAATGCATCCAGTATAGTGCAGTGCAGCAGGCCCAGCCGGCGCGGCGCGGCGCGGCGCGGTGCAAAGGACGATGAATGACCAGAAAGAGGGCACACTTACAACTGAGAGACTTGTTGTGTGGGATGGTGTGGGCTAACGTTTGGTTAGGCCTTCTTTTGGGTGGTGCCGACAATGATgttgagatggagatggatggatgttgCAATTGAGTGAGTTCTTGATTCAAATATGCGACTCGAATCAATATAAACAATCAGTCAAGAGGAAGAGACAATATATGATTGTCAATGGAAGTTGTGTTTAAGAAAACAGACTACCACTTTGGGATCAAGACGAGGACCATCTTCGATTATATGTACTTGTCTGGGGCAAACAACCGGCAATTGCGCTTGTGGAGATTTTTGGACAACGACGGCGATACCTAGTCTTGGAGAAACATGACCATGGATAggcaagtcaagtcaaggcAAGACAGCAGGCCTTGGTCTCATCGGTCTCGCAAGCTCGCAAGCTCGCAGGGTCTAGCAGGGGATCTCTTAGACGGAGGATCATGAATGGACATGACCCACTAGAGGCCCGGGCCATGGATGGGCCCGTCTCCCTCGATATGGATATTGGAGGGCATTTCCGGATCAATGAGCATCTCGAATACCAGGCAAGATAGATCTCATAGGCGCTTCATCGAGGTGTAACTCCAGTCCGGTATACTAGACTAGACTGATCACTTCTATGTTGGAAAGGAATGAGCAATTGTAGGAATGAATAACATA includes:
- a CDS encoding hypothetical protein (TransMembrane:1 (o412-429i)~BUSCO:19575at5125); this translates as MSSTFQMQQPFYRPASLTLDTQHAQKYFEDEDNSVLDDNVLDHNTLDSGLELSPPMADSRRDSFAVGHPLFSPKTEDWQSVDMQSVPSNNPFLDQHSNNPFMRLDQTQHNAYATANWAFGPSSGACTPLHPFDAMSAEYDTNVPLFQRPMAGPTPFTNPGNMFPALPAGNQSIPTSPQKEWMTPQQPINKNKMRPSSPGIRSHNEMRRGDGIRKKNARFDIPAERNLSNIDHLISQSTDEQEIKELKQQKRLLRNRQAALDSRQRKKQHTERLEDEKKQYTAIITDMEEEMAELRGKLEQMLLEKQTYTNYIENLNLEKEEMIRAHTIETGELRKKVGVLTDHVQRLESAVPSTTDNGFSSGFDDMDGMGMPGAWDASNFLNEYPAEPEVKQEMAIAPVKKSENPFAESEKPAQGGLLFMLFLVGAFVLSSRSTPAIPRVSEDVRVASANILDSVLKDAGVNSQSATLQAPPQPSGAANWGNPIPMNDMMMDGVAPSMLSELGDTLTQPTQEQTNEQIFSLSAAQYNGVNSQDFLQNAPEKSSPSQGRRNLAEALAAMRSNKQSDAADVYTRSLLWDQIPNDVVRNFAKMVSECNSAE